A stretch of Lactuca sativa cultivar Salinas chromosome 6, Lsat_Salinas_v11, whole genome shotgun sequence DNA encodes these proteins:
- the LOC111884920 gene encoding methylsterol monooxygenase 1-1: MVPGHMITFWLWISLKQIEAIETHSGNDFPWTFTKFIPFYGGADYHDYHHYVGGQSQINFAFVFTYCHYIYGIEKGYCYQKKVLEQLRDGKGNDGSNASGQDIKSE, encoded by the exons ATGGTTCCTGGCCATATGATTACATTCTGGTTGTGGATTTCTTTGAAACAGATTGAAGCCATTGAGACTCACAGTGG AAATGATTTCCCCTGGACATTCACAAAATTTATCCCTTTCTATGGTGGAGCTGATTATCATGATTATCACCATTATGTTGGTGGACAAAGTCAAATCAATTTTGCATTTGTCTTCACTTACTGTCATTACATTTATGGAATAGAAAAg GGCTATTGTTACCAGAAGAAAGTCTTGGAACAG TTAAGAGATGGAAAAGGAAATGATGGATCGAATGCTTCAGGACAAGATATAAAATCTGAGTAG